The DNA region ATCCAGGCGCCGGTATTGCCGGCGGACACGCAGGCGTCGGCGCGGCCGTCCTTGACCGCCTGGGCAGCCAGGCGCATGGACGAATCCTTTTTGCGGCGCAGCGCGACCTCGACCGGATCGTCCATCGTGACGACCTCGGAGGCCGGCACGATTTCGATCCGGTCGCGCGGCACGTCCCGCGACGCGCCCAATGCCTTTTCGATGGCATCGGGCACGCCGACCAGCAGCAGCCGGGCGTCGGGAAATTGCCGGGCGAACGCGATGGACGCGGGTATGGTGGTGGGCAGGCCTATATCGCCGCCCATGCAGTCAATGGCGATGCGTATCACGGGTGCCAAGTATCAGCGCCAGCCTAAACGAACAGTCCGGTCACGCGTTACGCGGTGACTTACTCGTCGTTCTTGGTCTTGATGACCTTGCGGCCACGGTAGAAACCGTTGGGGCTGATGTGGTGACGCAGGTGCGTTTCGCCCGTGTTCGGCTCGATCGCGGTCGACGGAGCGGCCAGGAAATCGTGCGAGCGGTGCATGCCGCGCTTGGAGGGGGACTTCTTGTTTTGTTGAACAGCCATGATGACTCCTAGAATCGGGCCGCATTGTACGCGATGCAGCCCGAATGTTGATCTCAATCTTTGTGCTTCAGTTTTTCCAGCACCGCGAACGGCGATGGACGCTTGACAGGTTCGGATTTTTCCTGGCCTGCCTGTCCCGCCGCGCCCGGGCAGACTTCATGCCTGGGCACGTAGGGGATATTCAAAATCAATTCATCCTCAACCTGGGACAGCACGTCGAAACGCTGCGATCCCACTACTTTCTCGGGGGCGGCCGCGCCGGAACCCGGCTCGCCGTCCTCTTCTTCATCCTCGTCGTCGCGGCCATCGTAGCCGCCGTCGTCCAGTTCGGACTCGTTGCGCACCAATTGCAGCAATACTTCCGCATCGATGGGAAACGCAAAAGGCTCCATGCAACGCTGGCAGATCAGCACCGGACTGGCCTGCACCCGCAGTTCCAGCAAGGGCTCGTCCATCGCGCCGCGCAGGCCCCGCAACTGCCAATGCACTTCGCCGCTCGCGTCGTCGGGCTGCTTGGGCAGCCCCTCGACCGCGCGCAGCATGCGCGCCAACGGCACGCTGCCTTCGGCCTGCTTGCCCAGGCGAACGAACTCGAACGCGTCGATGATGCCGGCCGGCTGCTTTTTCATCGCTTCTCTCGATGGCGCTTTCGACCCACCCGCGGCCTGCCGCGCCGCCGCTTCCGTAGCGGCGCCCTTGCCGGACCCGGCCATGGCTTCACCTTTATACATTCGCGGCCTGCTCCGCTCGCTATGCCGCCGTATCGCTCACTGCATACCGCTCACCGCGTACCGCATACCGATTTCTACGCAGAAACCGCGAGGAAAATCCCGCGAAACGTTAGATAATACTGTGACTTACGTCATAACGTCAAACCAAGCATGACTATTTCCCCACGCCGCCTGATCCTCGCCTCGACCTCCAAATACCGCCGGGAACTGCTGTCGCGCCTGCGGCTGCCCTTCGACGTCGTCCCGCCCCTGGTCGACGAAACGCCGGCGCCCGGCGAAGCGCCGGCCGACCTGGCCGTGCGGCTGTCCCTGGCCAAGGCCGAGGCCGTGGCGCGGCAGCACCCCGGCGCCGTCGTCATCGGCTCGGACCAGGTGGCGACGGTCGACGGCACGCCGATCGGCAAGCCTGGGGATTTCGTCGGCGCCCAGCGCCAGTTGCGCAGCCTGTCGGGCCGCGAAGTGGCGTTCCATTCGGCCCTGGCCGTGACCGACGGAGAGCGCGTCGCCCATGCGGACATCGTCACCCGCTGCCGCTTCCGCGAGCTTTCCGACGCCGCCATCGACGCCTACCTGCTGGCGGAATCCCCCTACGACACCGCCGGCAGCGCCAAGGCGGAAAGCCTGGGCATCGCGCTGATGGAGAGCATACAGAGCGACGATCCTACCGCCATCATCGGGCTGCCGCTCATCGCCCTGACCAGCATGCTGACGCTGTTCGGCCTGGACCCGTTGACGGCCGGCCACGGCGGAGCGGCGCAATGAGCGCGGCCGGACACGCGGCGGAGGGGAAAGCGACGGCAGAGAACGCCA from Bordetella genomosp. 10 includes:
- a CDS encoding Maf family nucleotide pyrophosphatase; amino-acid sequence: MTISPRRLILASTSKYRRELLSRLRLPFDVVPPLVDETPAPGEAPADLAVRLSLAKAEAVARQHPGAVVIGSDQVATVDGTPIGKPGDFVGAQRQLRSLSGREVAFHSALAVTDGERVAHADIVTRCRFRELSDAAIDAYLLAESPYDTAGSAKAESLGIALMESIQSDDPTAIIGLPLIALTSMLTLFGLDPLTAGHGGAAQ
- the rpmF gene encoding 50S ribosomal protein L32 is translated as MAVQQNKKSPSKRGMHRSHDFLAAPSTAIEPNTGETHLRHHISPNGFYRGRKVIKTKNDE
- a CDS encoding YceD family protein, which gives rise to MKKQPAGIIDAFEFVRLGKQAEGSVPLARMLRAVEGLPKQPDDASGEVHWQLRGLRGAMDEPLLELRVQASPVLICQRCMEPFAFPIDAEVLLQLVRNESELDDGGYDGRDDEDEEEDGEPGSGAAAPEKVVGSQRFDVLSQVEDELILNIPYVPRHEVCPGAAGQAGQEKSEPVKRPSPFAVLEKLKHKD